A section of the Phaseolus vulgaris cultivar G19833 chromosome 8, P. vulgaris v2.0, whole genome shotgun sequence genome encodes:
- the LOC137824089 gene encoding uncharacterized protein, translating to MRSRVDSSENGFRCNFLSFHRAMAKLAWLLLLLISLTVPGLQVWALKPPFHVRDVLPLLPRQVSWPILNRLNSAVDILPVFVGAASSPDNVLDWKGACFYKNTAWMVFHNKSLTEYGGGTLHLKVSDAHSWTCMDLYIFATPYRVTWDYYFLAREHTLEIKAWEGKAEYEYVKNHGLSIFLLQAGMLGTLQALWEVFPLFTNTGWGENSNINFLEKHMGASFEVRPQPWVTNVSTDDIHSGDFLAISKIRGRWGAFESLEKWVSGAYAGHTAVCLRDSNGKLWVGESGHENEKGEDVIALMPWEEWWDFELNKDDSNPHIALLPLHPDLRARFNESAAWEYALSMIGKPYGYHNMIFSWIDTLNGNYPPPLDANVVACVMTIWNQIQPEYAANMWNEALNKRLGTKGLDLPEVLVEVEKRGSSFDELLTIPEQDDWVYTDGKSTSCIAFILEMYKEAGLFGPIASSVQVTEFTIKDAYILNFFENNSSRLPKWCNDGDTVKLPYCQIKGKYRVELPGYNSMEPYSHMNERCPSLPPKYSRPKNC from the exons ATGAGGAGCAGAGTTGACTCTTCAGAAAACGGTTTCAGGTGTAATTTCTTGAGCTTCCATCGTGCCATGGCGAAGTTGGCGTGGCTGCTGCTGCTCCTCATATCGCTGACCGTGCCGGGCCTCCAAGTTTGGGCCCTGAAACCGCCGTTTCACGTGCGAGACGTGCTTCCTCTGCTGCCGAGACAGGTGTCGTGGCCCATCCTCAACCGCCTCAACAGTGCCGTGGATATCCTTCCCGTCTTCGTCGGCGCCGCTTCTTCTCCGGACAACGTTCTCGACTGGAAGGGCGCCTGCTTCTACAAGAACACAGCATGGATGGTGTTTCACAACAAGAGCCTCACTGAATATGGCGGCGGAACCCTTCACCTTAAG GTTAGCGATGCTCACAGTTGGACATGCATGGATCTGTATATTTTTGCTACCCCATATCGTGTAACATGGGATTACTATTTCCTGGCCCGGGAGCATACACTTGAGATCAAAGCATGGGAAGGAAAAGCTGAGTACGAGTAT GTGAAAAACCATGGATTATCAATTTTCCTCTTGCAAGCTGGGATGTTGGGGACCCTTCAAGCACTTTGGGAGGTCTTCCCTCTATTTACAAATACTGGATGGGGTGAGAACTCCAATATTAATTTTTTGGAGAAACACATGGGAGCTTCTTTTGAAGTGCGCCCTCAGCCTTGGGTTACAAATGTCAGTACTGATGACATCCATTCTGGAGATTTCCTTGCCATTTCGAAAATACGAGGTCGGTGGGGTGCTTTTGAGTCTCTAGAGAAGTGGGTTAGTGGAGCTTATGCTGGTCACACTGCCGTTTGCCTAAGAGACTCCAATGGGAAGCTTTGGGTTGGAGAGTCGGGACATGAAAATGAAAAG GGAGAAGATGTAATTGCTTTGATGCCGTGGGAAGAATGGTGGGACTTTGAACTGAATAAAGATGATTCCAATCCCCACATTGCACTGCTTCCGTTGCACCCTGACTTGCGTGCCAGGTTTAATGAGTCTGCAGCATGGGAGTATGCACTGAGCATGATAGGAAAACCTTATGGTTACCATAACATGATCTTCAGTTGGATAGACACTTTAAATGGAAACTATCCGCCCCCCTTAGATGCTAATGTG GTTGCTTGCGTTATGACAATTTGGAATCAAATCCAACCTGAGTATGCGGCAAATATGTGGAATGAAGCCCTGAACAAAAGACTTGGAACTAAA GGACTTGACCTTCCAGAAGTTTTAGTGGAAGTTGAAAAGCGTGGATCATCTTTTGATGAACTGCTGACAATTCCTGAACAGGATGATTGGGTCTATACTGACGGGAAGTCAACATCTTGCATTGCTTTTATACTTGAGATGTACAAGGAGGCAGGGCTGTTTGGTCCAATTGCTAGTTCTGTTCAAGTCACAGAGTTTACG ATAAAAGATGCTTACATTCTCAATTTTTTTGAGAACAATTCTAGTCGCTTACCAAAATGGTGCAATGATGGAGACACGGTGAAGCTTCCTTACTGTCAAATAAAAGGCAAGTATCGAGTGGAATTACCTGGATACAACAGCATGGAACCATACTCTCATATGAATGAAAGGTGCCCTTCTCTTCCTCCAAAGTATTCCAGACCCAAGAATTGCTAG
- the LOC137823535 gene encoding protein FATTY ACID EXPORT 5-like, which produces MHDFCFTIPYGLMLVGGGLFAYIAKGSVASLAGGAGSGLLLIIAGYLSLNAFGKRKNSYLALALETVCAAILTWVMGQRYLETSKIMPAGLVAGISALMTLFYLYKWATGGNHLPTKAE; this is translated from the exons atgCACGATTTCTGCTTCACGATACCCTACGGTTTGATGCTTGTTGGTGGTGGACTCTTTGCGTACATAGCCAAAGGGAGTGTAGCTTCTCTCGCCGGAGGCGCCGGTTCCGGTTTGCTTCTCATCATCGCCGGCTATCTCAGTCTCAATGCCTTTGGCAAGCGAAAGAACTCTTATCTCGCTCTCGCTCTCGAGACCG TTTGTGCAGCCATACTAACTTGGGTTATGGGGCAGCGATATTTGGAAACATCCAAGATTATGCCTGCTGGTCTTGTTGCAGGAATCAG TGCTCTCATGACTCTGTTTTATCTCTACAAATGGGCAACTGGTGGCAACCATCTCCCCACCAAGGCTGAGTGA